From Vitis vinifera cultivar Pinot Noir 40024 chromosome 3, ASM3070453v1, the proteins below share one genomic window:
- the LOC100853161 gene encoding LOW QUALITY PROTEIN: MADS-box protein AGL24 (The sequence of the model RefSeq protein was modified relative to this genomic sequence to represent the inferred CDS: inserted 2 bases in 1 codon; deleted 1 base in 1 codon), with protein MRESKRRRXCLAIKRNLLFSNSGHCSFSIFLFLSSKQLVAGSVGFVTCPHNWKQHRKGLVENFPMARQKIQIKKIDNTAARQVTFSKRRRGLFKKAQELSTLCDAEIALIVFSAAGKLFEYSSSSVSQVIERHNQHPQTPEKPEPPSLELQLENSTCAALSKEIAQQTQRLRQMKGEELQGLKIEELIELEELLEAGLCSVVEEKAERIRTEISDLQRKGDLLREENERLRKEVENISEAPLLQQGHSSESITTNICSLSDPNQGLHNSDTSLKLGLPFSN; from the exons ATGAGAGAAAGTAAAAGGAGGAG GTGTTTGGCCATAAAAAGGAATCTTCTCTTCTCC AACAGTGGTCACTGCTCTTTCtctatctttctttttctctcttccaaacAATTGGTGGCTGGGAGTGTGGGGTTTGTGACCTGTCCACACAACTGGAAGCAACATAGAAAG GGTTtggttgaaaattttccaatggCGCGGCAGAAGATTCAGATCAAGAAGATTGACAACACAGCAGCAAGGCAAGTGACCTTCTCAAAGAGGAGAAGAGGGCTTTTTAAGAAAGCACAGGAGCTCTCAACACTGTGTGACGCTGAGATAGCGCTTATTGTCTTCTCAGCAGCAGGAAAGCTCTTTGAGTATTCAAGCTCAAG TGTGAGCCAGGTGATTGAAAGGCACAATCAGCATCCACAGACTCCAGAGAAACCAGAACCACCATCTCTGGAGCTGCAG CTGGAGAACAGCACCTGTGCAGCCTTGAGCAAAGAAATTGCCCAGCAGACTCAGAGGCTGAG GCAAATGAAAGGAGAAGAGCTCCAGGgattaaaaatagaagaattgATTGAACTAGAGGAATTACTTGAAGCTGGTCTGTGCAGCGTCGTGGAAGAAAAG GCTGAAAGAATTCGAACAGAGATCAGTGACCTCCAGAGAAAG GGAGACCTGCTGCGGGAAGAGAATGAAAGGTTGAGAAAGGAG GTGGAGAATATTTCTGAAGCACCTCTCCTTCAACAGGGCCACTCATCTGAATCAATCACAACTAATATTTGCAGCTTATCAGATCCTAATCAAGGCCTTCACAACTCTGATACTTCTCTCAAGCTGGG GTTACCATTCTCCAACTGA